CGATGTACTCGATGTACGCACGCGCATTGTCGGGGAGATCCTCGTACTTCTTGACGCCCATGGTGTTGCTCTTCCAGCCGGGGAGAGTAACGTATTCAaccttcaccttctcgaGAACTTCGGCGTCGGCAGGGATAGTGTTCTCGGTGCGAGTGCCGTCGGGCAGAATGTAGGCAACGCCGACCTTGATCTCGTCGAAGTCGTCCAGAACGTCCAGCTTGGTCAGGTTAAGGGCTGTGTAGTGGTTGATCGCCTGCGAGTAGCGGCAGACGACCAAGTCAAGCCAACCGCAGCGACGGCGACGACCGGTAGTGACACCGAACTCCCTGCCGACACTCTGCAGCTTGTCACCGTCTGCGTTGAACTGTTCGCTAGGGAAAGGTCCGGAGCCGACACGGGTAGTGTAGGCTTTTACGACACCGATAACGGATTTGATGCTAGTGGGGTTCAGAGACAGGGCTTGCATAGCACCGCCCAGGCCGGTGGACGAGGAAGTCACATAGGGGTAGGTGCCATGATCCAAGTCAAGCATAAGAGCGTTGGCACCCTCGACCAGGGTGTTGGGCGAGTCCTTGTATTTTTGAAGGAAGGCCAGTTGGTCGACAATGTAGGGGCCCAGGAGTTTGCGGTATTCCTGAGGTCGTTAATACAATTTCTACCACATACGCCGAAAGGTAAAGGAAGGAAGCGAGCAGTATCCTACCTTGAATTGCGCGAGCTCCTCCTCGACGTTGTATTCCAAATCGCCGAATCGGGCGCGATATCCGGCATCCAAAGAGCGTAACTTGCGCTCGAAAACCGCCTCATCCAGGATCTCTCCCAC
This Aspergillus flavus chromosome 1, complete sequence DNA region includes the following protein-coding sequences:
- a CDS encoding Adenylosuccinate synthetase, whose amino-acid sequence is MGVSIVLGSQWGDEGKGKITDMLAQQATLCCRAAGGHNAGHTIVHGNKTYDFHILPSGLISPSCINLIGAGTVVHVPSFFKELASLEEKGLEGASKRIFISDRAHVCLQLHSVVDGLEEAKLGGRKVGTTGKGIGPCYSDKASRRGIRVGEILDEAVFERKLRSLDAGYRARFGDLEYNVEEELAQFKEYRKLLGPYIVDQLAFLQKYKDSPNTLVEGANALMLDLDHGTYPYVTSSSTGLGGAMQALSLNPTSIKSVIGVVKAYTTRVGSGPFPSEQFNADGDKLQSVGREFGVTTGRRRRCGWLDLVVCRYSQAINHYTALNLTKLDVLDDFDEIKVGVAYILPDGTRTENTIPADAEVLEKVKVEYVTLPGWKSNTMGVKKYEDLPDNARAYIEYIERELGGVPVKWIGTGPARDDMIARE